GTCCCCCGGCCTGTGCATGTTTCTACAACCTCCCTCTTCTAGTGCATTGTTCAGCGCATCCGAGAACGGGTGCTCTCCCCCGCCATCTCTCTACAGTGAGCTGCACTCAGATGTCAACCAAGACTTGGAAAATGGTCACACCAACAGCTGGGCAGTAATAGAGTGCAGGTTTGGTCCTCTgcaagacacacacacgcacgcacgcacgcacgcacgcacgcgcgcgcgctcTTCTAAGAGGTTCACATCTACACAGTTAACCTTCACAGTCACTCTATCAGGAAAACGTAGCTGgcttcattttataaatgaggacGCGAAGGCACTGGAAAAGTCTCAGTGTACGCTGTGTAACCAGAGGTGCCAGTCAGTTCGTGATGGCAGTTTGTTCAAGAAACTTGGCTgagggctcaatggttaaagacacttgcttgcaaagcctgatgccttggactcaattccccagtacccaagtaaagccagatgcacaaagtagtgcatgcatctggactgctcatttattctccctctctctctttttgcaaatacatttaatttaaaaaaaaaaacaccttaattttaaaaaaaggagccgggcatggtgtcacacacctttaatcccagcatgcgggaggcagaggtaggaggattgccatgagttcgaggctaccctgagacgacatagtgaattccaggtcagcctgagctagagtgataccctacctagaaaaaaaaagtgtgttggggggggggctgaagagatggcttagaggttaaggtgctttcctgcaaagccaaagaacccatgtttgattccccaagacccacgtaaatcagatgcacaaggaggtgcatgcgtctggagttcgtttgcagcagctgcttctctctctttctcaaataaagaaataaaaataaaagaaccttGCTGAATAAGTTCTCCTTAGCTCaccagaggaggagaaagaggaaaggaagggagaaaggagaagggaagaagagagggaaacaaTAGAGAAAATACACCTGAATGGGATGCTGGCTGTGGGATGGGttaggcaaggtcacacatgcccgggAATGTTAAGCAGAAGGAGGGTTGAGTAAAGGGCATTCTGCAGGGGAAGATGAAGTTTAAAGTCCTCAGAATAATTTATCCCTATTAAAACTAGGGCATTAACGGATAAAATAGAAGATAGGTCAGATCAAAAGAAATTGATCTGCAAGTTCATCTTACAAGAGTCCCCCCCCCTCCCGCTAAGAGCTAATACCCCCAAGAAGACATCCAAGTGGAGGAATGAGAGGGTATTATTTCCTACATCTgggataaaaattaataatttctcATTGATCAGCATACTTATGTGCAAGACACCAAATAGAGATCTGGGCGTATCCAACCTGCCTTTATATATATCATAGAGTCTCAGGACCCTCAGGACTGAACCCTTCCATGGCTTCCTGTCACCAGTCCGGGGACAGCTAGCCACTTCTTAAGTAAGTGGAAGCGAGAGCAGCTCAGGAGGACTGGGGGGACAGGACACCACCGTGGGCCTTTTCAATTGCCTTAGGATTTGTCCTTGGTAGTTTACACGAAACGTTCACAGGCAATCCTATTGTCTCTCACTCCTCCCGGGACAGGTAAGGGACAATTTAGAAGAGGCGAGGGAACCCAAGAACCTGATTCATATGCTGAGGACGGACAAACCTGCAGCTGGTTGATGGTAAGGCTCCACAGATTCgcccactccccacccccgcGGGATGAGGACTAAAGGACGGGCGGACTGTGACCTAAGTTTCCAGGGCCAAGGGCTGCTACAGTGACCGCTCAGGCAGGAGTCCTGGACTAGGTCTCCTTGGACAGAGGGAACACTGGAAGCTGATGGAGACCAAGGGGTCCCCTCCCTGACCACGAATCTGGTGATACGGTCCAGGAAAAGTCTCATAGTCCTGATGTGCCCCTCACCCAGCGCCCCTGACTCCAAGCGCGTCCAGCGGGCAGGTAGCAGAGGCTGGGTTGGGGGAGGCGCAGCGAGCTGGGGAGAGAGGCTCAACTTGAGTCCTTGGAGAGCTAATGTTGTCAAGCGTGGGTGGTAGGGCTGCCTCCAGGCCGGTGACTAGGTAGTGATCTGACAGAGCCCTTGGGAAGAGACGGACGCTCGGGCCCCACCTGGGAGGTGTGGATACTCCgtactggggtgggggagggggtcaacACAGCAGCTGCCTGCGGCTACTGGAATACCAAGGAACTGGAAACTTTAGGCCTGTAACCCCCTTTCCCTCACCCCCACCTGGAAGGATTACCGAGATGTCCCAGATTAGGATGAACTGCTACAGTAGCGTCCTCAGAATTTGCagcagtgggctggggagatggctcagctgcttaaggagcttgcttgcaaagcctactggcctgagttcgatttcccacaacccaagtaaagccagatgcatgaagtgcaacatgcacctggagttcgtttgccacaACAAGAGGCCTTGATACACCCattcatttctccctctcataaataaattaatattaaacgTACTGTGCTCCTGAACCATCCTGAGCTCGCTTAGTCAGAATATCATATCCAAGCAAGCATATTTTTTATTTCCCTCCCACATACTTTGAAACTACTTATACAAAGtttttcagtatatatatatataatatatatatatatatatattctgactCCCTTTCCGTCCAAAATAGCCAAGGCCAGGAACTCTGGTCCCTTGGACGGGGGAATGGGGATGGCTCCGATGCCCCGCAGAGGATGGGAGCAACTTGGGGTGGCGTGACTGGCGAGAGTGGGGGGGCTCTGGTCGCATCATCCCCGCACCAGGGCTGGGTTCTCACTGGTCTCGAGCTTGGCTCCTTCCCCAGGAGTCAGGAGCAGCGTCCTTCAGCTGTCCCACCCGTGCCTGGTCCTCGGCTTGCAGGAGGAATGGGGTGAGAGTGGCCTAAATGATGGGTGTCCAGGCAAAGGCTGAGCGGTTCAAGGGTGGccgtgcgagagagagagagagagagagagagggggggggggagggagagaggagggggggagggagaaggaggaggaggaggaggaagggagggagggagagagagaaagagaaagcaggtATCGTGCTCCCGGCGAGGTGCTCCCTACTCCATGTTCCGGGCTTGGTGCTCCCGTGCTCAGTACTCTCGTGCGCCGTGCTCCTGTCTCAGTGCTCCCGGATGGATGCTCTGAGCTCGGTGCTCCCGGAGCTCTAGGCACGGTACTTCGGCTGGATGCTATGAGTCCGGTGCTTTAGGCACGGTGCTCCCGGCTGGATGCTCTGAGCCCGGTGCTCTCATGCTCACCAGAGTCCCTAGAGCGCCTGCCAGGGCTTGGCGATGGCCTGGATGTGCTCCTTGGCTTTCATGCGCAGCGCGGCGATGCTGCTGTTGCGCGGGTCCGCCTCCTCCAGCGGGAACTTGTCCCCGAAGCCCGGGCCGCACGGGTAGGTGGGCGGCGGCGGCCCGAGCGGCTGCAGCCCGGGGCCCAGGGCCGGGGAGTTCAGgaagggcggcggcggcggcggcggcggcggggtgtAGCTGGCCGGCAGGCTCTGCGCCGGGGGCCCGAAGCCCGGCAGGCTCTGCAGCGCCGTGGCGCCCCCTCCCGGCAGCGGCGGGCCTAGCCACGACTCCAGCGGCAGAGCGCCCCCCTGCCGGCCCCCCGCCGTGGCCCGGGCCCGCGCCCAGGGGAGCCAGGGTGGCCGAGGGCGGGGAGCGGCTGAACGACAGCAGGGGCGAGTCCTGCAGTTTCATGGACGACACTTCCAGCTTCTCCTGCCGCCTCCACTTGGCCCGGCGGTTCTGGAACCACACCTGGAGAGGAAAGGCACGCGTGGTCGGGTGGTTGCAGAAGGCTGGGGCGAGGTGGAGTCCCAGCTCCACCATCCCCACCGGGGCTGGACTGCGGGAAGGCTTCAGACATTCCGGTTTCCtgctcaggctgtcctcaccCTTGCCCTTATCTCCATCTTGTTTTATTGGGGGGATGcttcaacagttaaaggcgcttgattGCAAAACTAACCGCCTGGGCTTAAGTCCCTAGAACCCgcgtgaagccagatgcgcaaagtagtgAAAGCACCTGGAGTCTATTTGTAGTGGCGAGAgaatctggcacacccattctatctctctctgtctttctctgcttgaaaataatgtttttattttattttatttttttaagatatttttatttatttatttgagagcgacagacagagagagagaaagaggcagatagagagagaatgggtgcgccagggcctccagccactgcaaacgaactccagacgcgtgcgcccccttgtgcctctggctaacgtgagtcctcgggaattgagccccgaaccaggcagggtccttaggcttcacaggcaagcgcttaactgctaagccatctctccagcccttattttattttttgaagaaagaaggggaagggaggaagagagagagagaggtaagagagatagaacgggctcaccaggacctcttgctgctccaagcacactccagatgcatctggctttatgcaggtagcAGAGATTTGAACCTTGGTTGAACCcgagctggcagactttgcaagcaagtgcctctaaccactagCTCTCTCACTGCCCCATCTTATTTCTTCCTTGCACCTCCCATCTCCTGTTTTGtgtctccccttctttcttgCCTCCCGCTAGTCTCTTTGTCCCCAAAACATCGCCATCCTTTCTCCAGGTGATCTCACCCTTGATTGTGGCTGTGTGTTTCCAGTTCTTAACAGGAGGGAGCGTGTGCTCAGGAGCAAAGAAGTGAATCCCACCCTACAGTTAGATCAGGGGACCTTCAAACTACATCTCACCAAATTTCTGTGACCGCTTGGCAGGAAGCCCTTGGACTTTGCTTCCTCCCTGCATGGTACAACAACTgctgtgttcccccccccccaacctccctGTGTTTTACCTGTTCCTTTCCTCTATTATAAACATAGTtatagggatggagaaatggcttagtggttaagtgcttgcctgtgaagcctaaggaccccggtttgaggctcgattccccaggactcatgttagccagatgcagaagggggcgcacgtgtctggagtttgtttgcagtgactggaggccctagcgcgcccatttgatacctctctctttccctctctgtccctctccctctctctctctctgcctttttttctctctgttgctgtcaaataaataaataataaacaaaaaatttaaacatagtTATACATACATACTGGCAATACGCATGTTAAAATGCAGCTGTTTCCAGGAATGACTGGTTATACCTAAGTTGAAGCAGCCGGGTTTATTTTTGCTACATGCATATTTCAGTTGCTACAATAATAAGTTCTTATGTTCATTGACTAGGCACCTGATTGATGTTTCTTATAATTtactttaaaagaatatattcaaCTATATCATATCTCTTTTTATAGAGTGTTGCCATTTCCTCCTATGTTGGCTCAGGGGTGTGGAAGGGGACCACTTTGCAGACAGAACAGAGAGCATTGGCTTTGTTCAGGGGAGACCATGGCAGAACATTGGCCAAATTGAGGGGCCACAGAGTTACATTTATGGAAAGAAGTGTATGTGGGTTGAGGGTAGTTGGGAAGGGAAGAGTGAGTTTCATGTCCCTAGAAGAGCAGAGAAACCAGATCCCCAAGAGCTGAGCAGAGCTTGAattggaagaaaaggagaaaacaaagaacaaaaatgtaTCACTTACTCCCTACCCATACAAGGTTCATCTACACACCTAAGGCCCAGCCACCAGGAAATATCAGGTGCTTGCCcacagggggagaaagagaaacattgGCCAGGCGAGGGCTTATCCGCTTGGGCTTCCCTGCCTCTCTGCTCCTGCAACATCAGATCCAGCCTTGGGTCCAGGATCCAGGGTTGTCTGGCTGAAGACTGGGATCCCTGGCAACCGCACCTCTCTCCTGCTACCCTTAATGCAGTAGGAGAACCATGTCTGGTTCCCAGCCACACCGTTGATTATTACATACATGGGTCAGAGCAGCCACACTGGGGCACTATGCTGACCCTGTAGTCACAGAGAAGTCACAGACActgctctggggggggggggtctcacagCTCTGTGGAGAAGCCAACACACTTGACCAAAAGAAACAGGCAAGTTCAGGCGTGGAGGGACACCCAGGCAGTGGATTCCCCTCTCCTGTCTTCATCGTGTGTGCTTGTCCTTCTTCTACcaatccctccttcctttcctccctggaCGGAGTAGGTACTAAAATTTTCAAGCCTCAACGACATCCCTAGATTTCCTACCCTGAATTAGGAGaatttgaacttttatttttgggCTATTTAATTTTGAGTCACATTAGGGAACTATTGGTTTTAAACCACACTGGTCTTTAATTGTTACTTTCAACCTTACCTAAGAAGAAACCCAAAATGTAGGAGCCATCGCTCTTTAGAGACACAGATAAAAGTGCCCACACTCAGGAGCATCCTTACTGCCTGGAAGTATAAttcgacacacacacacacacacacacacacacacacacacacacgtgcgcactcCATTCTTAGTTCAACCTCTTTCCAGACCCGTGAAATTGGTCCCCAGTATCTCCCTGTGTAGACTCTTCCAATTTGGAAACCCTCCCAGACTTTTCACAGATGACTAGCAAATATTTAaggctttcaaatattttaatgatgGGGGATTAAAGATAATTCAGCTTTAATTAAAGCGAAAACCCCTTCACGATAAAAGCAAAGGGCCCTGTAGCAGGAAGTTTGGCTGGAGGTGTAGCAGGAGAGGATAAGTTAGTGTCTTAAGTCCACCCAGGCTTTCACCGGGTTGCTCTCAAGCAGAGGGTCATTTTCAACAGGGCGGACCCAGCTAGTGGAAAGGGTGGCATTTGGGACCCCAATCCGTAGACCCTCTTCCCGATACATCTAACGAGCGGTCACTCCCACATTCTCCTTTAAGTTTAGAAGAGGGAGCTCCCCCCTCCAAGGGGACACTGTGTCACAAACTGGACCACACTGGCTAGAACGTGGAGCGGGAAGGGGGCATCAAATGTCTAAGACGCGCTGTGATGCTCCGGACGTGCCAGGTTGCCGGAGTAGTGCAAGAGCAAGGAAGGCGACAAGTGCACGCCAGGCGTCCAGTTCGTGGCCCCTGCTCCCCCAGCCCCACGCACCCGCCGGCGGCTTTACCTGGACGCGGACTTCAGGCAGGTTGACCTTGCCCGCCAGCTCTTCCCGGCTGTACACGTCGGGGTAGTGGGACTTCTCGAAGGCTCGCTCCAGCTCGTGCAGCTGGTAGGTGGTAAAGGTCGTGCGGTTCCGCCGGTGCTTTTTCTTGGGTGGCTCTTCCTCCGGCAGCTTCCCGTCACCCGCTGCGGGCAGCCCTGGGCTCGGCCGAGTCTCTCCTGGCTCCTTGGGGCAGCAGGGGCGAGAAGCTGGGGCGACCAGGCCCCAAGGGTCAGAGACACCGACTGCAGCATCCCCCAGGAGGCTTCGCTTTTCTGCAGTCCCTGGCTGCCCAGCAGAGGCTGGACGGGCTTGGGGAAGTCCGGGATGGAATGTTAAGTCCCTAGCTTTCCGTCCCCATACCCGTGCCCAGCTGCCATCCTAAAAAGTTAAggaaggggcctggggagatggctcagtggttaaaggcgcttgcttgcaaagcctacgttcgactccctagtgcccacgtaaagccagatgcacaacactggtgcatgcatctggagtttggttgcaggggtagaaggccctggtgtgcccatttcctctttcattctctttcttcttcttctctctctccttgcaaatacattttaaaaataattagaaaaataaagttaaggaAGGGGCGCTCTCGGTAGCCGAGATGCGACTGACTCACCTTCGTATTCCGGGACCAGCGTCGGGGCTGGTGGCGGGGATGGCCCCGTGCCACCTGCTGTCGCCTTGGGGCAAGCGGGCCGCGCGCCCAGCCTCCGATCCCGCTCCTTCGAGCCCCGGGAGCCCCGCTccgccgcggccgccgccgccgccgggaaGGTACCGAGGAGCCCATCGTCCTTGGAAAAGCCCAGGATGGCTTCGATGCTGTGTAACCTGGACGTGTTCCCGCCGGGGCTGCGGAGCAGATGTCCAGCGAGCGAGAAGCTCCCGTCGGCCATGGCTGGTGAGCCGCCGGGCAGGTGCATGGGCAGCGCCAGCGACCAGAGGCTCGAAGGCGGCCCGGGCGACTCTTTCCAAGTGTGCACGTCAGGTCGGATCAGCCAAGGTCAAAACTCCGCAAGCACCTGGCCCAGGCTAGCAATCTGGAGGTGGGCCAGCGCTCGACTTGGACTTGCGAGCGCTTTGCTTTACCAAGGAGTAGCTGGGGCAGAAGATGCTACAGGCCAGGAGCCCTCTGGCCCCCGGGCTGGGCTCCTCCTCTCGGGCCAGGGACCCTGCCCTTTCCCTCGGCCCCTCCCCCTGCCGAGGGGCGGGTCCTTGCCCCAGCCAGCTTCGGTCCCAACTCTGCCACCCTAGGCCCACGGTAGGAACATCCCACCGCCCATCTCTTGGCCCATTTCAACTCCGCAAGCTCATACTGGGGCCTGACAGTGGAATGTCTGATAGGATGGGACTCTAATGCCCTGGCCTGATCGATTCCTTCACCCCAGTCTTGCCTCACTGGGGCAAGATATCCTAAGGTGGATCGCCTCTCTGCTCCCGTAGAATCACTTCCCTCTCACCTCCTGGACAGATCTCTGCTCCCAGGCCAGCCCGCACGCCCCCCAGACACCACTCAGAAGCTCAGAGCCCACCCAAAAGCTTTCCAGCTACCGTGGGGGCTTGGAAGTCAGTCCTAGGGCTCCTGTCTTCGTCCCCTCATTTTTACATCAACACTCCTCTCTGCTGTCCTTTGTGGTCTGAAGTCTCAGCCGTCGGGTTTCCTTTGTGGCTGTCTGTTTTAACTACTCTTGGGACCCTTGGGCAGTCCTTCATCCCTGCCAGAGACTCAAGAAGCCGGTGCGGCCATCTGTCCGCTCAGGTCCAGTGGGGCCCGCAGGAGACTGGCAAAGAATTCCTCCCGTTGGTGGACTGTCGCCAAAGGACAGGGCCCTTCTCTGAGAAGCAGTGATGCGTCTTCCCCGCCCCTCTCTTCTCCTGGGAGATGACCCAAAGCTGTCAGGGAGGGAGAAGGCCTCGCTTCCCTGGGGGTTAGCGCCTAATCCGCTTGGTTTCTTCCCCCTTGGGGCCTCCTGAGGCTTGCTTGACCCAGAGTCACTCAAAGACTCAGCAGGAAGATGAGGGCCGATGTTTTCACCTCCTCCGTGCCTGATGGGCACAGGCATCCCTTCAAAGCTGAGCTGTGGCCAAGACCCGAGGTGGCACCCAGCCTCCCCAGAAGGGTTAGCTTGAACAAGGCTTCCGTGGAACCCAGCGgccctaaggatccaagttcctACATTTTTTGCTCTTCttcgtttctttcttttctgtttcttccctccttcctttcctttttttttaaaatttttttttttttttgaggtagggtcttgctctagctcaggctgacctggaattcagtatgtagtctcagggtggccttgaattcaaggagatcctcctacctctgcctcccaagggaatTTTAAGAAAAATCAGATTGATGGAAGGTATATCTTAGAG
This sequence is a window from Jaculus jaculus isolate mJacJac1 chromosome 15, mJacJac1.mat.Y.cur, whole genome shotgun sequence. Protein-coding genes within it:
- the Rax gene encoding LOW QUALITY PROTEIN: retinal homeobox protein Rx (The sequence of the model RefSeq protein was modified relative to this genomic sequence to represent the inferred CDS: deleted 1 base in 1 codon) — protein: MHLPGGSPAMADGSFSLAGHLLRSPGGNTSRLHSIEAILGFSKDDGLLGTFPAAAAAAAERGSRGSKERDRRLGARPACPKATAGGTGPSPPPAPTLVPEYEASRPCCPKEPGETRPSPGLPAAGDGKLPEEEPPKKKHRRNRTTFTTYQLHELERAFEKSHYPDVYSREELAGKVNLPEVRVQVWFQNRRAKWRRQEKLEVSSMKLQDSPLLSFSRSPPSATLAPLGAGPGHGGGPAGGALPLESWLGPPLPGGGATALQSLPGFGPPAQSLPASYTPPPPPPPPPFLNSPALGPGLQPLGPPPPTYPCGPGFGDKFPLEEADPRNSSIAALRMKAKEHIQAIAKPWQAL